The nucleotide window ACTCATCACCAACTGGAGAAACAACGTCGGCGAGCTGCAGCCAAGGGCGACACGGTCACCGAAACTCGCCTTGCCTCGGAGATTGCCAAGCTGGGTGGTCTTGACCACTATCAGAAGGCTAGTCTGCAAGGTCAGAGTCTCGACAGAGGAGGTGACACGTCAAGAGTGCTTCTGGAATGGCTCCCTGTGgcagagctcaagaagcgtGCTCAGCCGTTTCATATGCTGGAGGTTGGGTCATTGAGTACTCGTAACGCATGCTCAACAAGCGGTATCTTTACTATGAAGCATATCGATCTCAACAGCCAGGAGCCAGGCATCACAAAGCAAGATTTTATGGAGCGCCCCTTACCCAAGGACGATTCTGAGGTGTTCGATATCATCTCTCTGAGTCTAGTGCTCAACTTCGTGCCCGAGGCCGAGGGGCGTGGACAGATGCTTCTTCGGACTCTCTCCTTTCTTCGACCTGCAGCTGAACCTGCAACTGGTTCTGACGAACCCTTTCCCTGCCTTTTTGTGGTTCTACCTCGCAGCTGTGTTGACAACTC belongs to Fusarium oxysporum Fo47 chromosome V, complete sequence and includes:
- a CDS encoding putative methyltransferase-domain-containing protein → MVSKKQTRLKSLSSGRPPTVKSSRSMSRKASRSLINTHHQLEKQRRRAAAKGDTVTETRLASEIAKLGGLDHYQKASLQGQSLDRGGDTSRVLLEWLPVAELKKRAQPFHMLEVGSLSTRNACSTSGIFTMKHIDLNSQEPGITKQDFMERPLPKDDSEVFDIISLSLVLNFVPEAEGRGQMLLRTLSFLRPAAEPATGSDEPFPCLFVVLPRSCVDNSRYFTETRFEELMTILGYVCTKSKMTQKLAYTLWKRIGTVSEKRSDFTKKEVNPGRTRNNFVMTLKASTSHSN